One window of Stenotrophomonas indicatrix genomic DNA carries:
- a CDS encoding AMP-binding protein: MADWIALDRLLIAAQPGRDIGVCDGIAVDHVAFRLRVLAWHDAFSTAEGRDWALYFDDTVAFAAALFGAWHAGKRVFLAADNLPATLQALQPQVSGFAGDLSADYQPLQATAIADDASLLPLDERACELCVFTSGSTGQPSAISKRLDQLAREVDALQAAFGAQLDGAQVHGTVSHQHIYGLLFRVLWPLAAGRAIQPRRFFHEDLVGALAGTDTVLVATPAHLKRLPEQLDWASLHGRLRAVFSSGGPLPEDAARQVRQWLGVAPTEVYGSSETGGIAWRRWDTDAPPWQPLPGVQWRIEEDCLAVASPHLETSDWWRTQDRVEALADGRFRLLGRADRIVKIEERRVSLDALERALREDPEVEDVRVLVLQGQREQLAAVVVPADPALARAGDSARRALGQRLGARLAQGHDAVTRPRRWRLVESLPINAQGKVTRAALVALFQPMMPVPVWDCREEAEATLRMTLDPALRAFQGHFPQAAILPGVAQLDWAVRFGRQAFVLPTGFQRMDAVKFQRVARPGDELTLQLQWEAERGVLTFRYTSVHGVHASGRVVFADAH, translated from the coding sequence ATGGCTGACTGGATCGCCCTGGATAGGTTGCTGATCGCGGCGCAACCCGGCCGAGACATCGGTGTCTGCGATGGCATTGCCGTCGATCACGTCGCCTTCCGCCTGCGCGTACTCGCCTGGCATGACGCTTTCAGCACAGCCGAAGGTCGCGACTGGGCGCTCTACTTCGATGACACCGTGGCCTTCGCTGCGGCGTTGTTCGGTGCCTGGCATGCCGGCAAGCGGGTCTTCCTGGCCGCCGACAACCTGCCCGCGACATTGCAGGCGCTGCAGCCGCAGGTGAGTGGCTTTGCAGGTGACCTGTCGGCGGATTACCAGCCGTTGCAGGCCACCGCCATCGCCGACGATGCGTCGCTGTTGCCGTTGGACGAGCGCGCCTGCGAACTCTGTGTATTCACCTCTGGCAGCACCGGCCAGCCCAGTGCGATCAGCAAGCGGCTGGACCAGCTGGCGCGCGAGGTCGATGCGCTGCAGGCCGCCTTCGGCGCCCAGCTCGACGGCGCCCAGGTGCATGGCACCGTGTCCCACCAGCATATCTACGGCCTGCTGTTCCGCGTGCTGTGGCCGCTGGCCGCTGGCCGTGCGATCCAGCCCCGGCGTTTCTTCCACGAAGACCTGGTGGGCGCGTTGGCCGGTACCGATACGGTGCTGGTGGCGACCCCGGCCCATCTCAAGCGCCTGCCCGAGCAGCTCGACTGGGCCAGCCTGCACGGCCGCCTGCGTGCGGTGTTCTCCTCCGGCGGCCCGCTGCCCGAGGACGCAGCGCGCCAGGTCCGCCAGTGGTTGGGCGTGGCGCCCACCGAGGTTTACGGCAGCAGCGAAACCGGTGGCATCGCCTGGCGCCGCTGGGATACCGATGCGCCGCCGTGGCAGCCGTTGCCGGGCGTGCAATGGCGGATCGAGGAGGACTGCCTGGCGGTTGCCTCGCCGCACCTGGAGACCTCGGACTGGTGGCGCACCCAGGATCGCGTGGAAGCACTGGCAGATGGCCGTTTCCGCCTGCTGGGCCGTGCCGACCGCATCGTCAAGATCGAAGAACGACGTGTTTCGCTGGATGCACTGGAGCGCGCGCTGCGCGAGGATCCAGAAGTCGAGGACGTGCGCGTGCTGGTGCTGCAGGGCCAGCGCGAGCAGCTGGCGGCCGTGGTGGTGCCGGCCGATCCGGCGCTGGCACGTGCCGGTGACAGCGCACGGCGTGCGCTGGGGCAGCGGCTCGGTGCGCGGCTGGCGCAGGGCCATGATGCGGTCACCCGGCCGCGGCGCTGGCGCCTGGTCGAATCGCTGCCGATCAATGCCCAGGGCAAGGTCACCCGGGCCGCGCTGGTCGCGTTGTTCCAGCCGATGATGCCGGTGCCGGTCTGGGACTGTCGCGAAGAAGCGGAGGCCACCCTGCGGATGACGCTGGACCCTGCGCTGCGCGCGTTCCAGGGCCACTTCCCGCAGGCGGCGATCCTGCCCGGCGTGGCCCAGCTGGACTGGGCGGTGCGCTTCGGGCGCCAGGCCTTCGTGCTGCCGACCGGTTTCCAGCGCATGGATGCAGTGAAGTTCCAGCGCGTGGCCCGCCCCGGTGACGAGCTGACCCTGCAACTGCAGTGGGAGGCCGAACGCGGCGTGCTGACGTTCCGCTACACCTCCGTGCATGGGGTGCACGCCAGCGGCAGGGTGGTGTTCGCTGATGCGCATTGA
- a CDS encoding acyl carrier protein, which yields MTKNELFERIVRILTDSFEIEPARISPESRLYDDLDIDSIDAVDLIVQLKPLLGRNLQPEAFKAVRTVQDIVDVVHGLLPGQAAA from the coding sequence ATGACCAAGAATGAATTGTTCGAGCGCATCGTCCGCATCCTGACCGACAGCTTCGAGATCGAGCCGGCGCGGATCAGCCCGGAGTCGCGCCTGTACGACGACCTGGACATCGACAGCATCGATGCCGTGGACCTGATCGTGCAGCTCAAGCCGCTGCTCGGCCGCAACCTGCAGCCTGAAGCGTTCAAGGCCGTGCGCACCGTGCAGGACATCGTTGATGTCGTGCATGGCCTGCTGCCCGGTCAGGCCGCTGCCTGA
- a CDS encoding phosphopantetheine-binding protein, whose protein sequence is MQALEHEIKELIISSLSLEDITPEDIDPTAPLFVEGLGLDSIDALELGLALQKKYGVSLSADSEETRRHFSSVRALGEFVAARQS, encoded by the coding sequence GTGCAAGCACTTGAGCACGAGATCAAGGAATTGATCATTTCCTCGCTTTCACTGGAGGACATCACCCCGGAGGACATCGATCCGACCGCGCCTCTGTTCGTCGAAGGCCTCGGCCTGGACTCGATCGATGCACTGGAACTGGGCCTGGCGCTGCAGAAGAAGTACGGTGTCAGCCTCTCGGCCGACTCGGAAGAAACCCGTCGCCATTTCTCCAGCGTGCGCGCGCTCGGCGAGTTCGTCGCCGCCCGCCAGTCGTAA
- a CDS encoding lysophospholipid acyltransferase family protein, which produces MADALRRLEHAWRVFGTGLSFAAFGVGGLLLGVLVMPVLLLMRDRVARRRLARRLVQRAFASHVWLMCRLGVMTLQVDGRERLQRDGLLVLANHPTLIDVVCLIALLPNADCVVKRAVACNPFMRGPVRAAGYISNDDGAGLVDDCAAAVHAGGTLVIFPEGTRSVPGQPLRLQRGAANIAVRGRLDITPVRITCTPPTLTKGQKWYRVPSRRFHVQLQIGEDIPIAPFLAEDDSPRGDALAARRVTDHLTRYFDLSGDPTRAST; this is translated from the coding sequence GTGGCTGACGCGCTGCGCCGCCTCGAACATGCCTGGCGGGTGTTCGGCACCGGCCTCAGCTTCGCCGCGTTTGGCGTCGGCGGTCTGTTGCTGGGCGTGCTGGTGATGCCGGTACTGCTGTTGATGCGCGACCGGGTCGCGCGTCGTCGCTTGGCCCGCCGGCTGGTCCAGCGCGCCTTCGCCAGCCACGTATGGCTGATGTGCCGGCTGGGGGTGATGACCCTGCAGGTCGATGGGCGCGAACGCCTGCAGCGCGATGGCCTGCTGGTGCTGGCCAACCACCCGACCCTGATCGACGTGGTCTGCCTGATCGCCCTGCTGCCCAACGCCGACTGCGTGGTCAAGCGGGCGGTGGCCTGCAACCCGTTCATGCGCGGCCCGGTGCGTGCGGCGGGCTACATCTCCAATGACGACGGCGCTGGCCTGGTCGATGACTGCGCGGCGGCCGTGCATGCCGGCGGCACCCTGGTCATCTTCCCGGAAGGCACCCGCAGCGTGCCGGGGCAGCCGCTGCGGCTGCAGCGCGGCGCGGCCAACATTGCTGTGCGCGGGCGCCTGGACATCACCCCGGTGCGCATCACCTGCACCCCGCCGACGTTGACCAAGGGCCAGAAGTGGTATCGTGTGCCCTCACGTCGTTTTCACGTTCAGCTGCAGATCGGCGAAGATATCCCGATCGCGCCGTTCCTGGCCGAAGATGACTCGCCAAGGGGGGATGCCCTGGCGGCCCGTCGCGTCACCGACCACCTCACTCGTTATTTCGACCTGTCTGGAGATCCGACCCGTGCAAGCACTTGA
- a CDS encoding beta-ketoacyl synthase chain length factor, producing MIEFSVVDWAAWAPGLTERSQWMGWAGSPSLPQGEDTPALAEIPAMQRRRIERLGRMAIQAACWCEDGQGADSQVPLVFASRHGDVARSMDLLGSLVADQPLSPTGFGLSVHNAIAALYSIARGHRGNYLALSAGQSTVEAACLEAVGLLDDGASEVRIVVYESSLPDVYSEFADEPDPFFAWCWRLAPVGTAGGTDLSLSWQVAGDVDPTAPGLLPHALDLHRFLLAGDPVLQHVTQGQRWSWRRRG from the coding sequence ATGATCGAATTTTCCGTTGTCGACTGGGCCGCCTGGGCGCCTGGCCTGACCGAGCGTAGCCAATGGATGGGCTGGGCCGGGTCGCCGTCCCTGCCGCAGGGCGAGGACACGCCGGCCCTGGCCGAGATCCCGGCCATGCAGCGCCGCCGTATCGAGCGCCTGGGCCGCATGGCGATCCAGGCCGCGTGCTGGTGCGAGGACGGGCAGGGCGCTGACAGCCAGGTGCCGCTGGTGTTCGCCAGCCGCCATGGCGATGTCGCCCGTTCGATGGACCTGCTGGGCTCGCTGGTGGCCGATCAGCCGCTGTCGCCCACCGGCTTCGGCCTGTCGGTGCACAACGCCATCGCCGCGCTGTATTCGATCGCCCGCGGCCACCGGGGCAACTACCTGGCGTTGTCCGCCGGCCAGTCGACGGTGGAAGCGGCGTGCCTGGAGGCCGTCGGCCTGCTCGATGATGGTGCCAGTGAAGTGCGGATCGTGGTCTATGAGTCGTCATTGCCCGACGTTTACTCCGAATTCGCCGACGAACCCGACCCGTTCTTCGCCTGGTGTTGGCGCCTGGCACCCGTTGGCACCGCCGGTGGCACCGATCTTTCGCTGTCCTGGCAGGTGGCCGGCGACGTCGATCCGACCGCTCCGGGCCTGTTGCCGCATGCGCTGGACCTGCACCGCTTCCTGCTGGCCGGGGATCCGGTGCTGCAGCATGTGACCCAGGGCCAGCGTTGGTCCTGGCGCCGCCGTGGCTGA
- the cydB gene encoding cytochrome d ubiquinol oxidase subunit II, whose protein sequence is MDLMTWLPVAWFAVIGFGVLMYVVLDGFVLGIGILAPFAEDEEQLDLMMNTAAPIWDGNETWLVLGGAGLMAAFPKAYAVLLSALYLPVLLLVVALVFRGVAFEFRFKAHRSRRLWSVAFGLGSLLATFAQGVILGTLVQGLPLVDGVYQGGAFGWFSPFAMLTGAALVAGYALLGSTWLILKTEGRVQALARQMTRPLVVAVIAAMGLVSSWLPFLQSRLMDRWFSDGNFWWLSPVPLLTLAVAIALWRSATHPRRDLPPFLLSLALFVLGFTGLVLGMWPYLLPPSMTLWQAAAPASSLGFTLVGLVLLLPVILGYTAWSYRVFRGKVRADAGYH, encoded by the coding sequence ATGGACCTGATGACCTGGCTGCCGGTGGCATGGTTCGCGGTGATCGGCTTCGGTGTGCTGATGTATGTGGTACTGGATGGCTTCGTACTCGGCATCGGCATCCTCGCCCCGTTCGCCGAGGACGAGGAACAGCTGGACCTGATGATGAACACCGCCGCGCCGATCTGGGACGGCAACGAGACCTGGCTGGTGCTCGGCGGCGCCGGCCTGATGGCGGCGTTCCCCAAGGCCTACGCAGTGCTGTTGTCGGCGCTGTACCTGCCGGTGCTGCTGCTGGTGGTGGCGCTGGTGTTCCGTGGCGTGGCCTTCGAGTTCCGTTTCAAGGCGCACCGCTCGCGGCGGCTGTGGAGCGTGGCGTTCGGCCTTGGTTCGCTGCTGGCCACCTTTGCCCAAGGCGTGATCCTCGGCACGCTGGTGCAGGGCCTGCCGCTGGTCGATGGCGTGTACCAGGGCGGCGCGTTCGGCTGGTTCAGCCCGTTCGCGATGCTGACCGGTGCTGCGCTGGTGGCCGGTTACGCATTGCTGGGCAGCACCTGGCTGATCCTGAAGACCGAAGGCCGCGTGCAGGCGTTGGCCCGGCAGATGACCCGGCCGCTGGTGGTGGCGGTGATCGCGGCGATGGGCCTGGTCAGCAGCTGGCTGCCGTTCCTGCAGTCGCGGCTGATGGACCGCTGGTTCAGCGACGGCAATTTCTGGTGGTTGTCGCCGGTGCCGCTGCTGACCCTGGCGGTGGCCATCGCGCTGTGGCGCAGCGCCACCCATCCGCGTCGCGACCTGCCACCGTTCCTGCTCAGCCTGGCCTTGTTCGTGCTCGGCTTCACCGGCCTGGTGCTGGGCATGTGGCCGTACCTGCTGCCGCCGTCGATGACGCTGTGGCAGGCCGCCGCGCCGGCCTCTTCGCTGGGATTCACCCTGGTCGGGCTGGTGCTGCTGCTGCCGGTCATCCTGGGCTACACGGCCTGGTCCTACCGGGTGTTCCGCGGCAAGGTGCGCGCCGACGCCGGCTATCACTGA
- a CDS encoding cytochrome ubiquinol oxidase subunit I, whose product MDALLLSRIQFGFVISFHVLFPAFTIGTASWLAFIEWRWLRTKLPVWRELYFFWQKIFAVSFGMGVVSGIVMAFQFGTNWPRLSEVAGTVIGPLLTYEVLTAFFLEASFLGVMMFGWGRVSPRLHFLSTCMVALGTLFSTFWILSSNSWLHTPAGYEMVNGIVHPVDWWQVVFNPSFPYRLAHMALGSFITTCFVIGGVGAWYLRRGQHVEAGRRMLIAAVAFAALTVPVQIFVGDMHGLNTLKHQPMKIAAMEAHWHETKEGEGVPLVVFALPNEEEERNDFEVAIPKLGSVILTHTLDGTFDPLTSVPASERPPVTPVFFAFRIMVGLGTLMLVLAWVSAFQRWRKKLLASPWLLRGWNWMLPSGFIALLSGWFVTEMGRQPWVVYGVLRTADAVGPQSAWMTALSLGVYVIGYAFVFGWGIWYLVKILRHGPQPYDAGPSLDHGSHTPARPLSAADEPLEER is encoded by the coding sequence TTGGACGCGTTGTTGTTGTCGCGGATCCAGTTCGGATTCGTCATCAGTTTCCACGTACTGTTCCCGGCCTTCACCATCGGCACGGCCAGCTGGCTGGCCTTCATCGAATGGCGCTGGCTGCGCACCAAGCTGCCTGTATGGCGCGAGCTGTATTTCTTCTGGCAGAAGATCTTCGCGGTGTCGTTCGGCATGGGCGTGGTCAGCGGCATCGTCATGGCTTTCCAGTTCGGCACCAACTGGCCGCGGCTGAGCGAAGTGGCCGGTACGGTCATCGGCCCGCTGCTGACCTACGAAGTGCTGACCGCGTTCTTCCTGGAGGCCAGCTTCCTCGGCGTGATGATGTTCGGCTGGGGCCGGGTGTCGCCGCGCCTGCATTTCCTGTCCACCTGCATGGTGGCGCTGGGCACGTTGTTTTCGACGTTCTGGATCCTGTCGTCCAACAGCTGGCTGCATACGCCGGCCGGTTACGAGATGGTCAACGGCATCGTCCATCCCGTCGACTGGTGGCAGGTAGTGTTCAACCCGTCCTTCCCGTACCGCCTGGCACACATGGCGCTGGGTTCGTTCATCACCACCTGTTTCGTGATCGGTGGTGTCGGCGCCTGGTACCTGCGTCGTGGCCAACACGTGGAAGCGGGCCGGCGCATGCTGATCGCCGCCGTCGCGTTCGCTGCGCTGACCGTGCCGGTGCAGATCTTCGTCGGCGACATGCATGGCTTGAACACGCTCAAGCACCAGCCGATGAAGATCGCGGCGATGGAAGCGCACTGGCATGAGACCAAGGAGGGCGAGGGCGTGCCGCTGGTGGTGTTCGCGCTGCCCAACGAGGAGGAGGAGCGCAACGACTTCGAGGTGGCCATTCCCAAGCTCGGCAGCGTGATCCTCACCCACACCTTGGACGGTACGTTCGATCCGCTGACGTCGGTGCCGGCCAGCGAGCGGCCGCCGGTGACGCCGGTGTTCTTCGCCTTCCGCATCATGGTCGGGCTGGGCACGCTGATGCTGGTGCTGGCCTGGGTCTCGGCCTTCCAGCGGTGGCGGAAGAAGCTGCTGGCTTCGCCGTGGCTGCTGCGTGGCTGGAACTGGATGCTGCCCAGCGGCTTCATCGCGCTGCTGTCGGGCTGGTTCGTCACCGAGATGGGACGGCAGCCGTGGGTGGTATATGGCGTGCTGCGCACCGCCGATGCGGTCGGCCCGCAGAGTGCGTGGATGACCGCGCTGTCGCTGGGCGTCTACGTGATCGGCTATGCCTTCGTGTTCGGCTGGGGCATCTGGTACCTGGTGAAGATACTGCGCCATGGCCCGCAGCCGTACGACGCAGGCCCGTCGCTGGACCATGGCAGCCACACCCCGGCGCGGCCGCTGTCGGCCGCTGACGAACCGCTGGAGGAGCGCTGA
- a CDS encoding RNA polymerase sigma factor produces MSLLRGALAALRGRHRPDAAAATTPAEPLDADQVLVRAIIDGSQPAFAQLVETHQRTCAHVIGRVVGDRDQVADLLQETFLAAFRQLHRFRFESSLRTWISRVAYTTALQYLRRRRLEAQWMVAVEAPEELGVGDGGPGPSELSETLQAGRHLGAALERLSAPQRLIVGLHYLEDFDLAEIEQVTGLARGTIKSHLYRARQVLKQELVRHATAGELL; encoded by the coding sequence ATGAGCCTGCTCAGGGGAGCGCTGGCTGCATTGCGGGGGCGGCATCGACCGGATGCCGCGGCGGCAACCACACCCGCCGAGCCGCTGGATGCGGACCAGGTATTGGTGCGCGCGATCATCGACGGCTCGCAACCGGCCTTCGCGCAGCTGGTGGAAACACATCAGCGCACCTGCGCGCATGTGATCGGCCGCGTGGTCGGCGACCGCGACCAGGTGGCCGACCTGTTGCAGGAAACGTTCCTGGCGGCATTCCGCCAGCTGCACCGGTTCCGTTTCGAATCCTCGCTGCGCACCTGGATTTCGCGCGTGGCCTACACCACCGCGCTGCAGTACCTGCGGCGGCGGCGGCTGGAAGCGCAGTGGATGGTGGCGGTGGAAGCGCCCGAGGAGCTGGGGGTTGGTGACGGGGGGCCGGGTCCTTCCGAACTCAGCGAGACATTGCAGGCCGGCCGCCACCTCGGCGCGGCGCTGGAACGATTGAGTGCACCGCAGCGCCTGATCGTAGGCCTGCATTATCTGGAGGATTTCGATCTGGCCGAGATCGAACAGGTGACAGGCCTGGCCCGCGGTACCATCAAGAGCCACCTGTACCGTGCGCGCCAGGTCCTGAAACAGGAACTGGTGCGGCATGCCACCGCCGGAGAGCTGTTGTGA
- a CDS encoding prolyl oligopeptidase family serine peptidase, translating to MSRVLPLSLLLSAVLAAPAAQAAPTPITIEQAMADPDWIGPPVEKAWWSWNSQQVEYQLKRNGSPVRDTFRQPVAGGVAAQVADDQRGSLDVADPVYDRSRSRSAFVRNGDVFVRDLRSGALTQLTRSNERAAGVNFAADNGVIWRVGQNWFHWTAASGVQQVASLKADKDPSTPPKADVLRDQQLRTLETLRRDREQREALKDQDQRWRQADPTRAPGPVFLGADVEIVDSVLSPDLGHLIVTTKPKDFDDGRGGKMPLYVTESGYEETEDTRQRVGRNGFEPHTLWFVDVRSGKAEKLSLSSLPGIGTDPLAALRRKAGKDALKGDRSVQVMSDFMGGGIRWSADGQQAAVMLRANDNKDRWIVSVAAADGRVQNRHRLTDNAWINWGFNDFGWMADGRTLWLLSEESGFSHLYIQAGGGKPQALTSGKWETSAPVLSADGKGFYFLCNQQAPHDYEVCAVDTTARQVRELTNLNGVEDFSLSPDGQQLLVRYSGAYLPAQLAVVPSTGAGQARVLTDTRTAEYKARQWVQPKLVAVPSKHGAGVVWAKYYEPENKEAGKKYPIVMFVHGAGYLQNVHQRYPAYFREQMFHNLLVQKGYIVLDMDYRGSEGYGRDWRTAIYRNMGHPELEDYKDGLDWLVDTQQGDRDHAGIYGGSYGGFMTFMALFRSPGTFKAGAALRPVVDWHQYNHGYTSNILNTPDIDPEAYRVSSPIEYAQNLQDSLLIAHGMMDDNVFFQDSVNLTQRLIELHKDNWSIAPYPLERHGYVRADSWLDQYKRILKLFEQNLK from the coding sequence ATGTCCCGAGTGCTGCCCCTGTCCCTCCTGCTGTCTGCCGTGCTGGCCGCTCCGGCCGCCCAGGCCGCGCCGACGCCGATCACCATCGAACAGGCCATGGCCGACCCGGACTGGATCGGTCCGCCGGTGGAGAAGGCCTGGTGGTCGTGGAACAGCCAGCAGGTGGAATACCAGCTCAAGCGCAACGGCAGCCCGGTGCGCGACACCTTCCGCCAGCCGGTGGCCGGTGGCGTGGCCGCACAGGTGGCCGATGACCAGCGTGGCAGCCTGGACGTGGCCGATCCGGTCTATGACCGCAGCCGCAGCCGCAGCGCCTTCGTGCGCAACGGCGATGTGTTCGTCCGCGACCTGCGCAGCGGCGCGCTGACCCAGCTGACCCGCAGCAACGAACGCGCCGCAGGCGTGAACTTCGCCGCCGACAACGGCGTGATCTGGCGCGTCGGCCAGAACTGGTTCCACTGGACCGCCGCCAGCGGTGTGCAGCAGGTGGCCAGCCTGAAGGCCGACAAGGATCCGAGCACGCCGCCGAAGGCCGACGTGCTGCGCGACCAGCAGCTGCGCACGCTGGAAACCCTGCGTCGCGACCGCGAACAGCGCGAGGCGCTGAAGGACCAGGACCAGCGCTGGCGCCAGGCCGACCCGACCCGCGCACCGGGCCCGGTGTTCCTGGGAGCCGACGTCGAGATCGTCGACAGCGTGCTGTCGCCGGACCTGGGCCACCTGATCGTGACCACCAAGCCGAAGGACTTCGATGACGGCCGCGGCGGCAAGATGCCGCTGTACGTGACCGAGTCAGGCTATGAGGAAACCGAGGACACCCGTCAGCGCGTCGGCCGCAACGGCTTCGAGCCGCACACCCTGTGGTTCGTGGATGTACGCAGCGGCAAGGCCGAGAAGCTGTCGCTGTCCAGCCTGCCGGGCATCGGCACCGATCCGCTGGCCGCGCTGCGCCGCAAGGCCGGCAAGGACGCACTGAAGGGCGACCGCAGCGTGCAGGTGATGAGCGATTTCATGGGCGGTGGCATCCGTTGGAGCGCTGACGGCCAGCAGGCCGCGGTGATGCTGCGTGCCAACGACAACAAGGACCGCTGGATCGTCAGCGTTGCCGCTGCCGATGGCCGCGTGCAGAACCGCCACCGGCTGACCGACAACGCCTGGATCAACTGGGGCTTCAACGATTTCGGCTGGATGGCCGATGGCCGCACACTGTGGCTGCTGTCTGAAGAATCCGGCTTCTCGCACCTGTACATCCAGGCCGGCGGCGGCAAGCCGCAGGCGCTGACCAGCGGCAAGTGGGAGACCTCGGCGCCGGTGCTGTCGGCCGACGGCAAGGGCTTCTACTTCCTGTGCAACCAGCAGGCCCCGCATGACTACGAAGTCTGCGCGGTCGATACCACTGCCCGCCAGGTGCGCGAGCTGACCAACCTCAACGGCGTGGAAGACTTCTCGCTGTCGCCGGACGGCCAGCAGCTGCTGGTGCGCTATTCCGGCGCCTACCTGCCGGCGCAGCTGGCGGTGGTGCCGAGCACCGGTGCTGGCCAGGCGCGCGTGCTGACCGACACCCGCACCGCCGAGTACAAGGCGCGCCAGTGGGTCCAGCCGAAGCTGGTGGCGGTGCCATCCAAGCATGGCGCCGGCGTGGTCTGGGCCAAGTACTACGAACCAGAAAACAAGGAAGCCGGCAAGAAGTACCCGATCGTGATGTTCGTGCACGGTGCCGGCTACCTGCAGAACGTGCACCAGCGTTACCCGGCCTACTTCCGCGAGCAGATGTTCCACAACCTGCTGGTGCAGAAGGGTTACATCGTGCTGGACATGGACTACCGCGGCAGCGAGGGCTACGGCCGCGACTGGCGCACGGCGATCTACCGCAACATGGGCCACCCGGAGCTGGAAGACTACAAGGACGGCCTGGACTGGCTGGTCGACACCCAGCAGGGTGACCGTGACCACGCCGGCATCTACGGTGGTTCCTACGGCGGTTTCATGACCTTCATGGCGCTGTTCCGCTCGCCGGGCACGTTCAAGGCCGGCGCTGCGCTGCGCCCGGTGGTCGACTGGCACCAGTACAACCACGGCTACACCAGCAACATCCTCAACACCCCGGACATCGACCCGGAGGCGTACCGCGTGTCGTCGCCGATCGAGTACGCACAGAACCTGCAGGACAGCCTGCTGATCGCCCACGGCATGATGGACGACAACGTGTTCTTCCAGGATTCGGTGAACCTGACCCAGCGCCTGATCGAACTGCACAAGGACAACTGGTCGATCGCGCCGTACCCGCTGGAGCGCCACGGCTACGTGCGTGCCGACTCCTGGCTGGACCAGTACAAGCGCATCCTCAAGCTGTTCGAGCAGAACCTGAAGTGA
- a CDS encoding NUDIX domain-containing protein — MSVAAATIHIVAAVILDDRGRALVVRKHGASRFIQPGGKPDPGEQPLQALARELDEELGVQLHAASAIALGNFEDWAVNEPGHRVQAQAWRVWIEGEPCARAEIAELAWVPLRPPHGLPLAPLSEHHILPAVAALATAR; from the coding sequence GTGAGTGTTGCCGCGGCCACGATCCACATCGTGGCCGCGGTCATCCTCGATGATCGCGGCCGGGCGCTGGTGGTGCGCAAGCACGGTGCCAGCCGTTTCATCCAGCCGGGCGGCAAGCCCGACCCGGGCGAGCAGCCGCTGCAGGCCCTGGCACGCGAACTGGACGAGGAACTGGGCGTGCAGCTGCACGCTGCCTCCGCCATCGCACTCGGGAATTTCGAGGACTGGGCAGTGAACGAGCCCGGTCACCGCGTGCAGGCGCAGGCCTGGCGGGTGTGGATCGAAGGTGAGCCGTGCGCGCGTGCGGAGATCGCCGAACTGGCCTGGGTACCGCTGCGGCCGCCGCACGGCCTGCCCTTGGCACCCTTGAGCGAACACCATATCCTGCCGGCGGTCGCTGCCCTGGCGACGGCCCGCTGA
- the hemF gene encoding oxygen-dependent coproporphyrinogen oxidase: MNEFERVRAYLTDLQDRICAAIESADGRARFQEDLWQRAEGGGGRTRVLRDGAVFEQAGIGFSDVAGSRLPPSASANRPELAGASWRATGVSLVFHPLNPYVPTTHANVRFFQAQRDGEVVASWFGGGFDLTPFYPFDKDVQHWHRVARDLCAPFGEERYAAHKRWCDEYFFLRHRNETRGVGGLFFDDLHGDFERDFAYLRAVGDGFLDAYLPIVQQRKDTSYGEREREFQLYRRGRYVEFNLVYDRGTLFGLQSGGRSESILMSLPPRVRWEYGFSPDEGSAEARLADYLVPRDWG, translated from the coding sequence ATGAACGAATTCGAGCGCGTTCGCGCCTACCTCACCGACCTGCAGGACCGCATCTGTGCGGCGATCGAGTCCGCCGATGGCCGCGCACGCTTCCAGGAAGACCTGTGGCAGCGTGCCGAGGGCGGCGGTGGCCGCACCCGCGTGCTGCGCGATGGCGCGGTGTTCGAGCAGGCCGGCATCGGCTTTTCCGATGTGGCCGGCAGCCGCCTGCCGCCCTCAGCCTCGGCCAACCGGCCAGAGCTGGCCGGTGCCTCATGGCGCGCCACCGGGGTGTCGCTGGTATTCCACCCGCTCAATCCCTACGTGCCGACCACCCATGCCAACGTGCGCTTCTTCCAGGCGCAGCGCGATGGCGAGGTAGTGGCCAGCTGGTTCGGCGGTGGTTTCGACCTGACCCCGTTCTACCCGTTCGACAAGGACGTGCAGCACTGGCATCGGGTGGCGCGCGATCTGTGCGCGCCGTTCGGTGAAGAGCGCTACGCCGCGCACAAGCGCTGGTGCGATGAGTATTTCTTCCTGCGCCATCGCAACGAAACACGTGGCGTGGGCGGTCTGTTCTTCGACGATCTGCACGGCGATTTCGAGCGTGACTTCGCCTACCTGCGCGCGGTCGGCGATGGTTTCCTCGATGCGTATCTGCCGATCGTGCAGCAGCGCAAGGACACGTCGTACGGCGAGCGCGAACGCGAGTTCCAGCTGTACCGACGTGGCCGCTACGTCGAGTTCAACCTGGTCTACGACCGCGGCACGCTGTTCGGCCTGCAGAGCGGTGGCCGCAGCGAGAGCATCCTGATGAGCCTGCCGCCGCGCGTGCGCTGGGAATATGGCTTCAGCCCCGACGAAGGCAGCGCCGAGGCGAGGCTGGCGGACTATCTGGTGCCCCGCGACTGGGGGTGA